In a single window of the Nilaparvata lugens isolate BPH chromosome 1, ASM1435652v1, whole genome shotgun sequence genome:
- the LOC120352425 gene encoding piggyBac transposable element-derived protein 4-like: MKTDKLAAIREIYESLNNNYQKSYCLSEFVTIDEMLHPFRGHCGFVMYMPNKPAKYGIKMYAICDAKTYYVSSFEIYCGTQPKGPFCISNKATDVVKRLVAPIEKTHRNLTTDNYYTTYDLAQYLLEGGITFIGTVKKNIPDIPLEFLPNKTQEVGSSLFGFQDNCTLVSHVPKKNKSVILLSTMHDEKEIDDVTGKPSIIIDYNSTKGGVDTVDQKCANYSTKKKTRRWPMAIFYRFLDMTGVNAHVIYIANNLNNPAGKKYRMDFLEELAFNLLESHFKERAMIKNLPLDIKCYLERYKEVPPNQVRANPDQRRCGPCHECKKHHNNKTTVRCSQCQNFVCKTHSQAVVSCDCCRVNNSDDE; the protein is encoded by the coding sequence ATGAAGACTGATAAATTGGCAGCTATCAGGGAAATTTATGAATCATTGAACAATAACTATCAAAAAAGTTACTGCCTATCAGAGTTTGTCACAATTGACGAAATGTTGCATCCATTTCGAGGTCATTGTGGCTTTGTCATGTATATGCCGAACAAGCCGGCCAAGTATGGCATCAAAATGTATGCTATATGTGATGCTAAGACCTACTATGTTTCGAGTTTTGAGATTTACTGTGGTACTCAACCCAAAGGTCCTTTTTGCATCTCAAACAAGGCAACAGATGTGGTTAAACGGTTAGTTGCACCCATTGAAAAAACCCACCGAAATTTGACAACAGATAATTACTATACTACCTATGATTTAGCACAATATCTATTAGAAGGTGGCATAACGTTCATAGGAACAGTGAAGAAAAACATACCAGACATTCCACTTGAGTTTCTGCCAAACAAGACACAAGAAGTTGGATCATCTCTTTTTGGCTTCCAAGATAATTGCACACTTGTTTCCCATGTGCCCAAGAAAAACAAAAGTGTGATACTGCTGTCCACAATGCATGATGAGAAAGAAATAGATGATGTCACCGGAAAACCATCCATTATCATCGACTACAACTCAACAAAAGGTGGAGTGGATACCGTCGATCAGAAGTGTGCAAACTATTCCACAAAAAAGAAAACGCGCAGATGGCCAATGGCAATCTTTTATAGATTTTTAGACATGACTGGAGTGAATGCTCATGTAATTTATATTGCAAACAACCTCAACAATCCAGCTGGGAAAAAATACAGAATGGATTTCTTGGAGGAATTAGCTTTCAACCTTCTTGAAAGTCATTTCAAGGAGAGAGCAATGATAAAAAATCTGCCTCTTGACATCAAATGCTATCTTGAGAGATATAAAGAAGTTCCACCAAACCAGGTAAGAGCTAATCCAGATCAGCGCAGATGTGGGCCATGCCATGAATGTAAGAAACATCACAACAACAAGACAACTGTTCGTTGCTCACAGTGTCAAAACTTTGTTTGTAAGACACATTCACAAGCAGTGGTAAGCTGTGACTGCTGCAGAGTCAATAATTCAGATGATGAGTGA
- the LOC120352423 gene encoding LOW QUALITY PROTEIN: piggyBac transposable element-derived protein 4-like (The sequence of the model RefSeq protein was modified relative to this genomic sequence to represent the inferred CDS: inserted 1 base in 1 codon): MTYTMKMEIYAGKQPAGPYCLSNKPTDVVRRMVEPIVGTGRNITADNWFTDVDLVDELRKKKLSYVGTVRKNKSALPPDFVNVKGRKQYSSMFAFNDGKVLVSYIPRERKNVILLSSLHNDSTIDPDSGERKKPEIITFYNQTKSGVDTADQMCMTYSVSRNTKRWPMVXFFAMLNVGGINSQVIYMCNELQPLRRRMYLKKLANELVYGELQRRSMKTTGIPSSLQVRLKRYRPSADDDREKSPTQEPPKRRKCITCAAETGHRRLSNYECHDCHEAICLSHANMVCQGCTATRQQIVESESESD, translated from the exons ATGACGTACACTATGAAGATGGAAATATATGCTGGTAAACAACCAGCAGGTCCATATTGTTTGAGCAATAAACCAACTGATGTAGTGAGACGAATGGTTGAACCAATTGTTGGAACAGGTCGGAACATAACAGCCGACAATTGGTTCACTGATGTTGACTTGGTTGATGAACTGAGAAAAAAGAAACTGTCCTACGTTGGCACtgtaagaaaaaataaatcagcGTTGCCACCAGATTTTGTGAATGTGAAAGGAAGAAAACAATATAGCAGTATGTTTGCATTCAATGATGGCAAAGTTCTGGTTTCCTACATCCCTCGTGAAAGGAAAAATGTCATTCTTCTATCCTCCCTTCATAATGACTCAACAATTGACCCTGATTCTGGAGAGCGGAAGAAGCCTGAGATTATAACTTTTTATAATCAGACAAAAAGTGGTGTCGATACTGCAGATCAAATGTGCATGACATACAGTGTAAGCCGGAACACCAAGCGCTGGCCAATGG ATTTTTTTGCAATGCTGAATGTGGGTGGTATCAATTCACAAGTTATCTACATGTGCAATGAACTACAACCCCTGCGCAGAAGAATGTATCTGAAAAAACTGGCGAATGAACTGGTTTATGGAGAGCTACAGAGAAGAAGTATGAAGACAACTGGAATTCCCAGCAGCCTACAAGTTCGTCTGAAGAGATATCGCCCCAGTGCTGATGATGATCGAGAGAAGTCGCCCACGCAAGAACCTCCCAAGAGGCGTAAATGCATCACTTGTGCTGCGGAAACTGGCCACAGAAGGCTGTCGAATTACGAATGTCATGATTGCCATGAGGCGATTTGCCTATCTCATGCCAATATGGTATGCCAAGGCTGCACTGCAACCCGCCAACAAATTGTTGAATCAGAGAGTGAATCTGACTAA